Sequence from the Penaeus chinensis breed Huanghai No. 1 chromosome 5, ASM1920278v2, whole genome shotgun sequence genome:
ATTACAGCCTCACAGAAACAGGGGGGTCGTGCTGACCGATATGCCTACTAGGGGGAGAAACCACTTTCCCTCACATACGGCCAGACGGCTATCGAGGCGCGTGACGGGCCTGCGACATGGAATGCAGACTACCTCTGTCTTCGTTGGAAACAGCAATGTCGTCTTCGGCGATGCCTgtcgtgtttgtttctgtttcgtcaggaagatgagaggggtaaaaaaaaaaattcttatttatttatttatttttttaatggttgGTAGTTTGGTTAATATATtcgtgcacacatatatgaacatacactgTATAAAGACTcacaattcataaatatatataatgtttatatatattatatatatatttacatatatatatatatatatatatatacatatatatatatatatatatatatatatatatatatatatattgttcatacacacacacacacacacacacacacacacacacacacacacacacacacatatatatatatacatacatatatatgtatatatacatatatacatacatatatatgtttatatatatacatatatgcaacaatatatgtatatatatatacgtatatctatatatatatatatatatatatatatatatatatatacacacgtatatctatatacatatatatattcacacacatacacacacacacacacttatatatatatatatatatatatatatatatatatatgtatatatatatatgatcctgtTTTACACCAGGAACCCCTGCTGTTGGTAAAGGCGGTGCCCCAAAGACTTGGGCTCTGACAACACCACCCTTGCCTCACTGGATGTCAAAGTTAGTGTTTTCGAGGATTGTCTGGAAAGAAATACATCCCAAATGAAGAGTTTTTACAGTGGCTACCTTGCCTTCTAAATTCCTAAATGTGTAGTTTGAAAATTAACTGTGGGTGAAGCAGTGTGTGATAAGCcctaaaaatgatggtgataattataatgattgtggtagtgatggtaataataataatgataataataacaacaataatagtgataaaaatgatagtaataacaataataataatacaaataataatagtgataatgacaatgataataatgataataataatgataatattgaaattaataataaagataataacaatgataataaagatgatgatgatgatgatgataatgataatgatggtaataaaaataataatgataataataataataatagtaaaacaatgacaataatgattataataatgataataataataataataataataataataataataataataataataataataatgaggcttattattgttattatttattttcatcatcatcattttcataacaacaaaaaaaattatgacatcaacaacgacaatgataacatcaataatggtaaggtaataataataatatgatattattatagaTTAACTTTGTTCCTCGACAAGAACCAAGAAGATGTGCTAACCCAAGCATCAAAGaacattttaaaagaaaattttaCACGCAGCATGTAACAAGAATATTGCGGTCATATTATGCCTCAGTCCAGGGTGGTCCTCTTTGGCCTGTGAGCTCATTAGGTGATACCGTTTTATCCTATGAGAAATTCCTTGAAAGTagagaataaatgaaatattTGCATCTTCAAGCTTATGTACATGAGGTGGTACttgttcatatgaatatatgtttaaacatatataactaaacacacacacacacacacacacacacacacacacacacactatatgcacacacaaacacaaacacacacacacacacacacacacacacacagtatatacacacacaaacacaaacacacacacacacacacacacacacacacacacacacacacacacacagtatatgcacacacaaacacaaatacacacacacacagtatatgcacacacaaacacaaacccacacacacacacatacagtatatgcacacacacacacacacacacacacacacacacacatacatattttgatagatagatatgagtatatcaatgattataataataggagcAGTAACAAGAAAtcaatattgcaatcattatcatttttctttccgtttttaaaCTGTCAACACAAGTGCATTTAACCTTTGTTGCCATTAACCTATAAGCTGATTAAGGAATGAAGTTTAAGAAAATTGTAGCTACAATAAGCAGTTTTACCACTATCGTGTTGGCCAAACGCAAGGAATCGGATTTGTGgactaattataatatataagacatatttcttatatattacgAATGTTATGTCTTACAGTTACATTCGTATAtaagtatgcgtgtatatacacacaaacacacattaatatgcacacacacacacacacacacacacacacacacacacacacacacacacacacacacacacacacgtttgttttcttgtttataatCAGTCAGCACTGTATGGTATGAAATGTCTCCTTAGtgaatgatagaaaaatataattgTGGAAAAGTAGGCTATTTAATTTCTTCGTAGTTTTAACATTCAATGTGTTATTAACACCATGTTGTAGAATTAATTATATCATTCTATAATTATGACCCCATgattatagaaatatagatatttctGTCAGAATAATGCCCATTATACGAAGCCTGTCTTTATTTAAGAAAGTGAATTATATATGGTTCTGCTTTCGACCCGCAAAAGAAAATGCATCACAGCTTTGGTCTAGTGCCAGACCCTGTTGACTACGATTATTGGACTATTTGAAGAGTTTAAGCATTGGATTTACGATTGTCTAGCCTAATAGGATATTGAGGGGGATTACGGGTGGTATATTTCGTGCCAACAACAAAACGGCAACCGGCTCGTGAAAGGCCACTTTGCAGACGGACAACGGGACTGTCGCGGCCTAATATAGGCAACTCTTCGTGCTAATGCATGGCACGTTGTAAAGACAATATTTGTCCGTAATTGGCCTGAACTCCCAGTGTTTGATTTTATTAGACTTTGGTGATGAATTGAAACTTTCTGTATAGAGATCCTTGTCAGTGCAATCCTGAGTTTTCCAAGAAAAAAATGATCTCGTCGAAAATGAGGTACCTTGTATATTTTGAAACTGGATTTTACGAGTTAGCAAGTGCTTTCTAATTACTAATATTGCTGCATTTGTCGGTATTACCATTGTCGTCATCGTCTGTTAGcagtattgtgatcattatcactaatagcaTTACTggaatcattaatatcatcatgataaatcttatcagtatcatgatcattactatcactcctgtcatcattatcatggttgtcACTaccacattatacatatatgcagttcgGTAATCttagtatgaatatgtacaccACGCGTCACATTCAATGCCCAGCAGTGCCAGAACATTCACAAACTTTCCAATATCTTGCTAAAGTCATATCACGCGAGCTTATGATAATTCAggtcttattatcgttatcagattCACCAAAATCAGCTATAGCATGATATTTCATACGtcgttgtttattatttatttcaattaGAATGTTGTGATTTCTTGCATTACACTTGTTTTTCGTAATTTGTTGTCTTTGATATTTCATGTGTATTGATGGCTTTTCATATTGATGTTCATCTACAtagatttttttctcatatttatgCTTATTTACACTGATTCTGTCTCTCATATTTATGTTTtctacattgttttttttcttaaatataatgAATGTACTGCAGTGCCCAATGATTCTATGTTTATTAAAGGATAAGGTTAATGGCACAGACAAAAAAATCATCTTATGATTATGCCAAAAGCTTTGGCAACAAACACTTGATTTTAATACCAGACCAAAGACGATTTCAATCGACAGCCATAAACAGATTTCCAAAAAAGAACAGCATCCTCGGGTTTTGAATTTACATCCGATATTGGTATTGAAGCACAAATCGGAGGCGAGGAGAATGGGGGATTCAAGCCAATGGAAATGAAGGAGATAAGCAACACGGGGGAATGAGGTGAAGGGAAGAAGCACCCGGGATAAGGACCTTGTTACTTCACCTTATTATACTGCAGCCGTGTGGACTATATAAACCCCAATGGCAGCAGTTATAGGCACCATTCGCTCTGCAGATCGATCGCCATGAAGGCTGTGAGTGTCATTGTGTCTTTAGTGTGGCTTGGGAAGGCTTCTAGCAGTGTGATGGATGTATTTGTTAGGACTGAAATGGAGTTACTGTTACTGGATGGAAAAGTGGTTTCAAGCAACTTTATATCATCTATTTGGATACGTCCTAAAAGTATTAATGTATATAGTGGCGCGTGTTTTgcacacacaatcagacatacgtgtgtgtgtgtgtctatatatatatatatatatatatatatatatatatatatatacacatacatatatatacacatatacatatacatatactgtatacatatgtgtacaattTATTTCACATACATTCTGAATTCATTGTTACGCAGGCAATTCTCGCCTGTGTGGCCGCCGTGGCTGTCGCCGCCCCCCAGTACGCCTACGAGACACCCGCCCCGCCCCACGAGACCGCCCCCGACCCCCTCCAGAGCGAGATTGTCCCCATCCTGAAGGACGACCGCATTCAGGAGGACGACGGCAGATACAGCGTCGACGTCGAGACCGGCAACGGAATCAAGTTGTCCGAATCCGGCTCTCCTGACGGTCCCGAAGGCGCGATCATCAAGGCTGGACAATACGAGTAAGTATTTTAAATGTTACGGTTTACTCATATGAAAGGTAGgtatctcttttctttattttatcggGGAAAGTACTTAATAATGCAAAACAGACAACAATCCTTCACCCTTTATTTAGATAAACCTTATGTCTCTTCGAAGATACACCGCTCCCGACGGTACTCTGGTCCAGCTGAAATTCGTCgccaacgagaacggcttccagccccagtccgacctcctgcccgtggcccccgagttcccccacccgatccccgACTTCGTCCTCGAGCAGATAGAATTCGCTGCTCAggaggctgctgctgctgaggcTGCTGGAGTTACTGGAGGTGCTGAAGGTGCTGTAGGTGCTGTAGGTGCTGAAGGTGCTGAAGCCGGAACCGTCGAGACTGTCGTCACGCCTTCGCAGTTCTATAGCTCACCTTAAGCGAAGGCATCACGAAGGCTGAAACGAGACACACGATATCACATGTAGcccctatgtatttatttaagagCTACTGTATTTCCGaactgtatttgtatttatgtgtaggcTATAGCAAAATATAATTCAAGAAGTCAATGAAGTTTTAATGGCATTTCAATGAAAACATTACAGTTTAAAGTGTATATCATAAAATGGAATGGGATAAAGAAAGATACTCATTATCTTTGCTTGTAAAGCAGGCTTACTCCTATAAATATCGGCATTTATGACACAGAAttaagtttttgtgtgtgtatatacatacaccccctcacacacacaagtatacacagtatatatgtatatatatacatatagacaaacacacacatatatacatatatatatatatatatatatatatatatatgtgtgtgtgtgtgtgtgtgtgcgtgtgtgtgtgtgtgtgtatgtgtgtgtgtgcgtgtgtatgtgtgtatgtgtgtgtgtgtatgtgtgtgaataccttACTTccagtacagtatatatatatatatatatatatatatatatatatatatatatatatatatacacacatatagacacacacacacacatgtgtatgtgtatgtataccttaCTTCCCGTCTTATGCCACGACTTGGATTAAATGAATACTGTACAGGCCAATTTAttggtacttatatatatatatatataatagtatctaatttatatattttcatctctgtCTACATCTACGCatcctgtgtgtctgtatgtgtgtataagtgtgtaaatacgtatacacacacatacacacacgcacgtacactcacacacacacacacatactgatcaCGGAAATTAAATTTTCATATTAATCTATCTTTCACATTCAACGTTTCTAGTATTATTCCCACTTCTCTAGCATTTTACATCGCTCTTCAATCATTTTGATCTGTAATTACGGACCTGAATATTAATCTCCGTATGCAATGACTTGCCTAAAAGTTTGTGTAATTAGCGAGAGATCCAAATGATACACATGCTGACGTATGAACAGGCTTAATAAGTTATCAGAAAAATTGTTCGTTAAATATTCTACAAATcacttaaaataataacaatattcttcATTACATGCTGATGTCCAATGGCACAAGTCGTTTTGTAAAGGGTAAGAAAAGTGTGACGGTTAATGAACAAAGCAATCTAACTCAGTGTCTGAAAATTTTATAGGGaatggcacacacacaagtataaatacacacacgcacacacacacacacactcacatatatatatatatatatatatatatatatatatatatatacatacatatacacaaacaaatacacacacacacacacacacacacacatatatatatatatatatatatatatatatatatatatacatgtatatatgtgcatatgtatatataaatatatatatgtatatatgtttgtgtgtgtgcatatatgtatataaacacttacacacacacacaaacacaagctgaaacatacacgaacagacacacatatatatatttatatatatgtatatatattatatatgtatatttatatatatactgtgtatatatacatatacatacatatactgtatatatatatatatatatatatatatatatatatatatagagagagagagagagagagagagagagagagagagagagcaaagaaatatagatatccatgctttatacatataaagaagCTACTATACATACACCATTATCTCATCCTACGTCACATGCAATTTACCATCCTCTGTAACCTTGCTTTCAGACCAGAGCCATTTGTCACATATGTGTCATGTGACCAAAAATAGCATTTAAgtttataaaatacatttcttACACTACCAAGAACATGCCAAACACACTGCAAAAGCTTCTAAGTTCTTTTGATTTAAGCTAacggacatatagacacacagggCGTATTTTGTATGTGCCATAAAAGTTTAAtccagatctctaatgcgcatgcaGTGTCCACAATAAATTTTTAATTCACCTCCtgaccaggctttacttttgaaCTCAAATTTTAATCCTGTACATGTGCAAGACGCGCTAGTTAATCCCACCAAGCATGCATTGATACATAATGACAAattcatcaactccatagaaaagatggagttgagatgccattaataattattataagcaataacgaaacaaattctgacaatttcatatcaaatatgtatgtgaacattTCTCACTATATACTTtaatagaaaagatggagttgagatgccattaataattattataagcaataacgaaacaaattctgacaatttcatatcaaatatgtatgtgaacattTTTCATTATATACTTTAATaggttgtgggatattcaaactgaAGTTATGACCAACAACaatgaagaggaaaacgaaaagaaaatacttCAGAGAATTCCACAGTTTACAGACACAGGAAAGGCAATGTGTCTATTTCCAGGTTTGAAAAACATTCCCAAATTATGCCATATATCaatcgaataaaaaagaaagcttttaataatatcacgattaggtttcaaattcaaggTACAGACTTTCAGATTGTTTACACTATAGCGACTTCAAAACCGCATGGACATTTGTTAAAAcgatcctcgctagcaacatcCTGAAAAACATACTCTACccatacccccctacccccgcgatcacacacgagaaagagctctcggagaaaactcaAGCAAATATAAATTGATGTTACGagtatcttgtttttgtttgacaccttcatttcagttgtctataaatttatatactatttgtaaccatttatatatattatttatactgagacaaatatatatctgcatgatataataatagtatatatatatatatatatatatatatatatatatatatacatatatttttttttctctgtagcaaacgtttcgtTATCGACATTAGCGTATGATATAAAACTTGTAGaaggtgaatgctaattgccattgCACAGATACCCAATTTTCCATGTAAAACAGCAAATTGACCGATAATCGCATTGACTCGTGCGTGCTATGGATTTAGATTGAACTTTAATCTAGATTTAACTTTTATGAcccgtacagaagacgccttcgACAAATACTCCGTGATTATCTTTGGTTACTTGTTATCATACTCGGCCTGCAGAATAAGTCCTCTATCGTAGGCATAGAGGCACCTTTCCCTGCATTTGCACCTGTCTAACACGTTATTTTGTTCATCATTAAGGGATGAGGTGAAGGGATCAGAATCTGAGCAAGAGCATGGCCAAcccagacatatatattatactgtagtCGCTTGGATCATATATAAGTCTCGCTGTCAACAGTCTTATACATCATTTGCTCATCACAGCAACAGCCATGAAGACTGTAAGAGACGTATTATCTGTAGTGGGGAAATAGTGTCATAGGAAAGAGATTGATGATCCTTGTGTGGTCTGGAGGGAAAGTGTTCGTAGCAATCTTGTCAATAGCTTCTCTAAGAGTATTGATGTTCAAAAGCACGGACACATGTaccaacacacacaggcacacacacacacacgcacacacacacacacacacacacacacacacacacacacacacacacacacacacacacacacacacacgcacacacacgcacacacacacacacacacacacacacacaaacacacaaacacacacacacacacacacatatatatatatatatatatatatatatatatatatacatgtatagattgatagatgtatattgatagatagatgtagacatcTATTAATAGATGtagacacacgtgcgcgcgcgcacattttCCTAATGGCTTGATTTCTCCATCAGGTGATCCTCGCCTGCGTGGCCGCCGTGGCCGTCGCCGCCCCCCAGTACGCCTACGAGACGCCCGCCCCGTCCCACGAGACCGCCCCCGACCCCCTCCAGAGCGAGATTGTCCCCATCCTGAAGGACGACCGCATTCAGGAGGACGACGGCAGATACAGCGTCGACGTCGAGACCGGCAACGGAATCAAGTTGTCCGAATCCGGCTCTCCTGACGGTCCCGAAGGCGCGGTCATCAAGGCTGGGCAGTACGAGTAAGtacaatgataaataacaatggtaatgataatgatgatgatgatagtgataatgataaaatgataatattgatcgtAGTCTTTCTACTCACTATCTAAGGATGGCAACAACATATAAAAAGACTGAGAGATAAGTAAAAATCAAAgctaatataagagagagagagaaagagagagagagagagagagagagagagagagagagagagagagagagagtgagagagttaacGTATGCACTTTGTacattaatatctatttatattttactcaAATGAGGTGTCCCTTTAAGACTTGGTATCTTTGTGTTCAACGTATCTTAGCAACACCAAGCATGCATACCTGTAATTTCACATTTGTTCACGACAGACAAGTTCATTAAGTTTTACAAAGGAACGTCATTCATCGTCTGACCTTACTGTGCAGCATTACATCTGTACCGCGGCGTATAAATTTCTTTCTCTGCAGATACACTGCTCCTGATGGTTCATCGGTTCAGCTGAAATATGTTgccaacgagaacggcttccagcctgaatccgacctcctgcccgtggcccccgagttcccccacccaaTTCCTGACTTCGTGCTTAAACAGATCGCAAAGGCTGCCGAGGAAGATGCTCTTACAGAAGCTACTTTGACTGGGACCGTCAATTCCGGCCCTACTCCCTCACAGTTCTACATTCATCCTTAGAGGGCGAACGCTTCCATGATGCTCTGTACTTCAAAAGACCATTTCGCGCATTCACGCACTTTTCATCTAGGTTAAGATTATTCTAGAACTACTACGGTCACATAAAATACAGTGAACCTCTAGCATATGTTATTTTCCTGTTGTGGGTTCTCATTAAAACAATTCCAGAATCAAGTGTGGCTTGGCAGGTATTTTACAGTGGTGTGTATACAATAAGAGAGAGGCGGTGCAGCATTCATCGCCTTCTTACTGTATACACGCATACTCATCTCTGtctgttaataaataaattaattttacacacacacacacacacacacacacacacacacacacacacacacacacacacacacacacacatatatatgtttgtgtgtgtgtgtgtatcatgtatgtgtgcgtatgaatgtatatacttgtacatatatatatatatatatatatatatatatatatatatatatatgtgtgtatatttgtgtgtgtttgtgtagttgcGGTAACTTCCAGTCATTATTTATTACCCAGGTATGCATTTAAAGATTCAGGAATCACAGACCGATGAGATGGATGGAAAAAGAGTAACCCCGTCCACATACCATGAATATTAAGGTACTGGCAAAACCAGAATCTTAAGGTATGCCAAGTACTCTCCTGTACTAAGCTACAATTTTCAGAAGTAACTACTTCAGTAATAGCAAGGTCATGGGGTGCATAGTCCctgtattttatttaaaaaaaaaaaaaaaaaaaaaatattttcctttaatgAGAACCAAACGTTGCACAATTCACATGGCCTATATCGCCATTACCATCAAGGCCGATCAATGTATTTCTTGCTCAGAAACTGGGTTTTTCTGAATATTGCTGAATCTAATCAGAAGAGCATCACAGCCCTCAATAGTCACTATtacaaagtaaagaaaatgggACCATGGGACTTCAAAAAGTTCTCCCAAAAACAGCGCAAACACATTTGTTTATGGGAGAAATATGGTGGTAGTCAAGTGGACATGGAGTGGAACCGTATTTTTTCAGGCAAACGCTAATTttccagcgagagagagagaaagagagagagaaagagagagagagagagagagagagagagagagagagagagagagagagagagagagagagagagagagagagagagagcccactcGAAGCAATtatgaatacaaaataaaatacagataGCTTTGGAAAATAGTTTTCATATCTAAACAAAatcgaacaaataaacaaataaacaccctTAGGGTCTGTGCCTCTACTAGTACCAAGGTCGTCTATAAAATTAGTTACACCTTTATATAAGTGTATTATACATCTTGCAGTTCACTTCATTGGTTGCGGACGCCACCAAGGAAGCGTGTCATCAATTTGTTTAGCTGTGTTGTGACATTAAATGTCTGTGAAATGTGTGCGTGGGCGGCGaaagttgtgtgtttgtgtgtgtat
This genomic interval carries:
- the LOC125025483 gene encoding uncharacterized protein LOC125025483; protein product: MECRLPLSSLETAMSSSAMPVVRCPKDLGSDNTTLASLDVKHVTRILRSYYASVQGGPLWPVSSLGDTVLSYEKFLEITFVYNRVDYINPNGSSYRHHSLCRSIAMKAVSVIVSLVWLGKASSSVMDVFAILACVAAVAVAAPQYAYETPAPPHETAPDPLQSEIVPILKDDRIQEDDGRYSVDVETGNGIKLSESGSPDGPEGAIIKAGQYEYTAPDGTLVQLKFVANENGFQPQSDLLPVAPEFPHPIPDFVLEQIEFAAQEAAAAEAAGVTGGAEGAVGAVGAEGAEAGTVETVVTPSQFYSSP